The following coding sequences are from one Candidatus Paceibacterota bacterium window:
- a CDS encoding glutamine--tRNA ligase/YqeY domain fusion protein — protein sequence MANKASEPATAAGAAAAPSDFIRDIVAAHVAEKKYPQIHTRFPPEPNGYLHIGHAKSICLNFGIAREFGGICNLRMDDTNPTKEDVEYVDSITEDVKWLISAWADDRLGFKPKGKLAEAQTVSGKTDFYLAPITGTSNIPLEPFYASDYFDQTYEYALQLIKKGVAYVDDLSAEDTDKYRGSPERPGKESPFRTRSVEENMDLFIRMKDGEFPDGTRTLRAKIDMASPNIWMRDPVLYRIRHTEHHHTGAKWCIYPMYDFAHCLSDYIEGITHSICTLEFEVHRPLYDWILEQLDLPRPLPHQYEFARLSLGYTVMSKRKLMQLVNENLVSGWDDPRMPTISGLRRRGVTPEALRDFAYNIGITKYNGITDVSVLEFCMREDLNRRALRRLAVLRPIKVVITNCPAGQVEEVEAVNNPEDLGAGKRKVPFGRELYIERDDFMETPPPKYFRLRPGGEVRLKYAYIIKCDEVVKDAAGQVVELRCTADLGSKTGGPTAARKVKGTVHWVSAAHAIDAEVRLYDRLFTVAEPDASGDFKQHLNPHSLEVVTAKCEPSLKDAKPELRYQFERLGYFTLDKDSTAGSSSREDRPSGPTVPTLVFNRTIPLKDTWAKEAKKA from the coding sequence ATGGCTAATAAAGCTTCTGAACCTGCCACCGCGGCCGGCGCCGCTGCGGCTCCCTCGGACTTCATCCGCGACATCGTCGCCGCCCACGTGGCCGAGAAGAAATACCCGCAAATCCACACCCGCTTCCCTCCGGAACCGAACGGCTACCTGCACATCGGGCACGCCAAATCCATCTGCCTCAACTTCGGCATCGCCCGCGAGTTCGGCGGCATCTGCAACCTGCGCATGGACGACACCAACCCAACCAAGGAAGACGTCGAGTATGTGGACTCCATCACCGAAGATGTGAAATGGCTCATCAGCGCCTGGGCGGATGACCGGCTCGGGTTCAAGCCCAAGGGCAAACTGGCCGAAGCCCAGACCGTCAGCGGCAAAACTGATTTCTACCTGGCGCCGATAACAGGAACGTCCAACATCCCGCTGGAGCCCTTCTACGCCAGCGACTATTTCGACCAAACCTACGAATACGCCTTGCAGCTTATCAAGAAGGGTGTCGCCTACGTGGACGACCTTTCCGCCGAAGACACTGACAAGTATCGCGGTTCGCCGGAGCGCCCCGGCAAGGAGAGCCCTTTCCGAACCCGTTCCGTCGAGGAAAACATGGACCTCTTCATCCGGATGAAGGATGGCGAGTTCCCGGATGGCACGCGCACGCTGCGCGCGAAGATTGACATGGCGTCGCCGAATATCTGGATGCGCGACCCGGTCCTGTACCGCATTCGCCACACCGAGCATCACCATACGGGCGCCAAATGGTGCATTTACCCGATGTACGATTTTGCCCACTGCCTTAGCGATTACATCGAGGGTATCACCCACTCGATTTGCACGCTGGAGTTCGAGGTGCACCGCCCGCTCTACGATTGGATACTCGAACAGCTAGACTTGCCTCGGCCCCTGCCGCACCAGTATGAATTCGCCCGCCTGAGCCTGGGTTACACCGTGATGAGCAAGCGCAAGCTGATGCAGCTCGTCAACGAGAACCTCGTTTCCGGCTGGGACGATCCCCGCATGCCGACCATCAGCGGTCTGCGGCGGCGCGGCGTCACTCCGGAGGCGCTGCGCGACTTCGCCTACAATATCGGCATCACCAAGTACAACGGCATCACCGACGTGTCCGTCCTGGAGTTTTGCATGCGAGAGGACCTCAACCGCCGCGCCCTCCGCCGCCTCGCCGTGCTCCGCCCGATCAAGGTCGTCATCACCAATTGCCCCGCCGGCCAGGTCGAAGAAGTGGAAGCCGTCAACAACCCCGAGGACCTGGGCGCCGGCAAGCGCAAGGTCCCCTTCGGCCGCGAGTTGTACATTGAGCGCGACGACTTTATGGAGACACCGCCGCCTAAATACTTCCGCCTGCGTCCGGGCGGCGAAGTGCGCCTCAAGTACGCCTACATCATCAAGTGCGACGAAGTGGTCAAGGACGCTGCCGGGCAGGTGGTGGAACTCCGCTGCACCGCCGACCTCGGCAGCAAGACCGGCGGTCCCACCGCCGCCCGCAAAGTCAAAGGCACAGTCCACTGGGTTAGCGCCGCGCATGCCATCGACGCTGAGGTGCGGCTCTATGACCGTCTATTCACCGTCGCCGAGCCTGATGCCAGCGGCGACTTCAAGCAGCATCTCAACCCGCACTCTTTGGAGGTTGTGACTGCCAAATGCGAGCCGAGCCTCAAGGATGCCAAACCAGAGCTTCGCTACCAGTTTGAGCGTCTGGGTTACTTCACGCTTGATAAGGACAGCACGGCAGGGTCATCTAGCCGGGAGGACCGGCCGAGTGGTCCGACCGTCCCCACCTTGGTGTTTAACCGGACCATACCCTTGAAGGACACTTGGGCCAAGGAAGCCAAGAAAGCGTAA
- the purN gene encoding phosphoribosylglycinamide formyltransferase: MVERKFRIGVLGSGKGSNFVAIADACRMGTVAAEVALVLSDVAEAGILEHANDRGIPARYIPPGKYRTRLEEETERAYIEALRAAEVDLVVLAGFMRVLKEALLGAYARRIINIHPSLLPAFPGLEAWKQALAHGVKVTGCTVHFVDAGVDSGPIIGQQTVPVLDEDTPETLHQRIHAAEHVLYPRCVAAIARDDITVRGRRVLWRTA; encoded by the coding sequence ATGGTTGAACGCAAATTCCGCATCGGGGTGCTGGGCTCGGGCAAGGGCTCGAACTTCGTGGCTATTGCCGACGCCTGCCGGATGGGCACAGTGGCGGCGGAAGTGGCACTGGTGTTGAGCGACGTGGCAGAGGCGGGCATCCTTGAGCACGCGAACGATCGAGGAATTCCAGCGCGATACATTCCACCCGGCAAGTATCGCACCAGGCTGGAAGAGGAGACGGAACGAGCGTACATCGAGGCGCTGCGCGCCGCCGAGGTGGATTTGGTTGTGCTGGCTGGGTTCATGCGGGTGCTCAAGGAAGCGCTGCTGGGCGCCTACGCGAGGCGCATCATCAATATTCACCCGTCCCTGCTGCCTGCTTTTCCCGGGCTGGAAGCCTGGAAGCAGGCTTTGGCGCATGGGGTGAAGGTGACAGGATGCACGGTGCATTTCGTGGATGCGGGGGTTGATTCCGGCCCCATCATCGGCCAGCAGACCGTGCCGGTTTTGGATGAAGATACGCCCGAGACGCTGCACCAGCGCATTCATGCGGCGGAACACGTCTTGTATCCGCGATGCGTCGCAGCAATTGCGCGCGACGACATCACCGTCCGAGGCAGGCGCGTGCTGTGGCGCACGGCCTGA
- the hisG gene encoding ATP phosphoribosyltransferase, producing MKKKHALRFGLPKGSLQEATIEKMGKAGFNISVGSRSYIPYVDDEELEIRLIRAQEISRYVEHGYLDCGITGHDWIQENGSKVHEVGEFQFSKATRQAARWVLAVPEHSPIQSVKDLRGKRIATEVVNLTKKYLRRHKVKAEVEFSWGATEMKAHELVDAIVDITETGSSLRANKLRIVDTLLTSTPRLIANHSSWQDTWKRQKIQRLALLLQGALEAETKVGLKMNVAQKSLPKLLKALPALRNPTISSLSQEGWVAVETIIDEHIVREMIPALKAAGAEGIIEYPLNKVVY from the coding sequence ATGAAGAAGAAGCACGCACTGCGGTTTGGGCTGCCCAAGGGCAGCTTGCAGGAGGCCACCATTGAGAAGATGGGCAAGGCCGGATTTAACATTTCAGTCGGCAGCCGCTCGTATATTCCCTATGTGGATGACGAGGAGCTGGAAATCCGGCTGATTCGGGCGCAGGAGATAAGCCGCTATGTTGAGCACGGTTACCTGGATTGCGGCATCACCGGCCACGACTGGATTCAGGAGAACGGCTCGAAAGTGCACGAGGTGGGTGAATTCCAGTTTAGCAAGGCGACGCGCCAAGCCGCCCGCTGGGTGCTGGCGGTGCCGGAGCACTCGCCAATTCAGTCCGTGAAAGACCTGCGGGGCAAGCGCATCGCAACTGAGGTTGTCAACCTGACAAAGAAATATCTGCGCCGGCACAAGGTCAAAGCCGAGGTGGAGTTTTCCTGGGGCGCAACCGAAATGAAGGCGCACGAGCTTGTGGACGCAATCGTGGATATCACGGAGACCGGCTCGTCTCTGCGGGCAAACAAGCTGCGCATCGTGGACACACTGTTGACTTCAACCCCACGGCTGATAGCGAACCACTCCTCCTGGCAGGACACCTGGAAGCGGCAGAAGATCCAGAGGCTGGCGCTGTTACTTCAGGGCGCGCTCGAAGCAGAAACCAAGGTTGGCCTGAAGATGAACGTGGCGCAAAAGAGTCTCCCAAAACTCCTGAAGGCTCTGCCCGCGCTGCGCAATCCGACCATTTCCAGTCTCAGCCAGGAAGGCTGGGTGGCGGTAGAGACGATCATTGACGAGCATATCGTGCGCGAGATGATTCCCGCGCTGAAGGCCGCCGGGGCGGAGGGGATAATCGAGTATCCCCTCAACAAGGTGGTTTACTGA
- a CDS encoding HEAT repeat domain-containing protein, producing MIQSSGKETLPLMSRAITGKDGPSQTAALQLVGVVTVPDATETMVGLLSGVDHPVQAALVEGLSQRGDISATPAIAATVSSPAPEVRLAAINALGILGDASMVPVLSACAASSNGEEQRAARRALVQLQRGNPTETLLRVLPDAKPDIQAEIARALGERGDKLAVPKLMELVRQGSGSARKAALKALAVLVDDAELDAMVKFVAEAKTDTPRAEAVEALSSACHQAQIRRGRVNTEPLLEALATGTTDTRIALLPVCGGQIDPKTRAALRAAVAASDSRVRAAAIRALCDSCDPELLPDALRVACEAPEENLRTLAIRTCVRLTTQEESIKLPAREQIEPLRTILATDLSADQKRVVLAGLAEIPDPQALALAEPMLRESSIQLEAGQTITRIATALPYAQAEAATNALARVLVAISDSGARKATEEALKVIQDGADHIMTWQIAGPYHQNGKEYNELFDIAFPPENPAAQDVEWKAMPPGPDAKRPWIMDLLQALGGNQRVAYARHWVYSNRQQPALLELGTDDGVKVWLNDQVVHTNNTFRGLQPASDKAQVSLTEGWNRVLLKVTQLNQGWAFCARLRTPNGSHMDGLRFSAEPPKTASAGAQP from the coding sequence ATGATCCAGTCTTCCGGAAAAGAGACCCTGCCTTTGATGTCCCGGGCCATCACTGGCAAGGATGGTCCCAGCCAGACCGCTGCGCTGCAACTGGTAGGCGTAGTGACTGTTCCCGATGCGACCGAGACCATGGTTGGCTTGCTAAGCGGAGTTGATCACCCGGTCCAGGCCGCCCTGGTTGAAGGCTTGAGCCAGCGCGGTGATATATCCGCGACGCCAGCCATCGCAGCGACCGTGAGCAGCCCTGCGCCCGAGGTGCGGCTGGCGGCTATTAACGCGCTGGGCATTCTGGGTGATGCCTCGATGGTTCCTGTGTTGTCAGCCTGCGCGGCGTCCTCGAACGGCGAGGAGCAAAGAGCTGCCCGGCGGGCATTGGTGCAGCTGCAGCGAGGCAATCCAACCGAAACACTGCTTCGGGTTTTGCCCGATGCCAAACCCGATATCCAGGCTGAAATCGCTCGCGCGCTGGGCGAGCGCGGTGACAAGTTGGCGGTTCCCAAATTGATGGAGTTGGTGCGGCAGGGGTCTGGGTCGGCCCGTAAAGCGGCACTCAAGGCGTTGGCCGTGCTTGTGGACGACGCCGAATTGGACGCCATGGTCAAGTTTGTGGCGGAGGCAAAGACCGACACCCCCCGTGCTGAGGCTGTTGAAGCCCTCAGCTCCGCCTGCCACCAGGCTCAAATCCGGCGTGGCCGCGTGAACACGGAGCCTCTGCTGGAAGCGTTAGCGACCGGCACCACTGATACCCGCATTGCTCTCCTCCCAGTGTGCGGCGGTCAGATTGATCCCAAGACCCGCGCAGCCCTGCGCGCTGCTGTCGCGGCCTCCGATTCACGGGTTCGTGCCGCCGCCATTCGCGCACTTTGTGATTCCTGTGATCCTGAGCTGTTGCCTGACGCCCTCAGGGTCGCTTGCGAGGCGCCAGAAGAGAATCTCCGCACCTTGGCTATTCGCACCTGTGTGCGCCTTACCACCCAGGAGGAATCGATCAAGCTGCCGGCGAGGGAGCAGATAGAGCCCCTCAGGACTATCCTCGCCACGGACTTGAGCGCGGACCAGAAGCGCGTCGTGCTGGCTGGCCTCGCCGAGATTCCCGACCCTCAAGCGCTTGCACTTGCCGAACCGATGTTGAGAGAATCGTCCATTCAGCTCGAGGCCGGCCAGACCATTACCAGGATCGCCACTGCTCTGCCTTATGCGCAGGCGGAGGCGGCGACCAATGCCTTGGCGAGGGTGCTGGTGGCCATCTCGGACTCCGGCGCGCGGAAGGCCACCGAGGAGGCCTTGAAGGTTATCCAGGACGGCGCTGACCACATCATGACATGGCAAATTGCCGGGCCCTATCATCAGAACGGGAAGGAGTACAACGAACTGTTCGACATCGCTTTCCCGCCCGAAAACCCCGCTGCCCAAGACGTCGAGTGGAAGGCGATGCCGCCTGGCCCCGACGCGAAGCGCCCGTGGATCATGGATTTGCTACAAGCCTTGGGGGGCAATCAGCGCGTTGCTTACGCGCGCCATTGGGTTTATTCCAACCGGCAACAGCCCGCGCTGCTTGAGTTGGGCACCGACGACGGAGTGAAAGTCTGGTTGAACGACCAGGTTGTCCACACCAACAACACCTTCCGCGGCTTGCAGCCCGCGTCGGACAAAGCGCAGGTCAGTCTGACCGAGGGTTGGAACCGAGTTCTGCTGAAAGTGACACAGCTTAACCAGGGTTGGGCCTTCTGCGCGCGCCTGCGCACGCCCAACGGCTCGCATATGGACGGCCTGCGGTTCAGCGCCGAACCGCCCAAAACCGCATCGGCCGGCGCGCAACCCTGA
- a CDS encoding Gfo/Idh/MocA family oxidoreductase, with translation MKPAPPVSRRHFLRQSTTVVAAAFAAPTIVPASVFGRGGALSPSERITMGFIGVGGQGGGHLLGGAWTYVAGGYAGRKDVHVLAVCDVWRNRRENACKKVNDHYAEIYGVGNYKSCEAYTDFRQVLDRADIDAVLIASPAHWHAIMTAMAAEAGKDIYCEKPTAVTVRESQAMLAAVRRYGRVFQAGTQQRSEYDGKFRRACEFIRSGRIGKLQAIYAYRDGGGVFWPQRFGSAKPVPDGLDWDLYLGPAPWIPYDGNASAHRFDIGELNWGQHHYDIVQWAAAADDTGPVEIFMEEDRSCYKYASGIVVYGKAYPGEAVGNVGGGVFVGTEGRIAVDRDALVSDPPDIVREPLRPNELHLYHSRSHAGNFLDCVRTRQKPICDADIAHRAASALLLGGVAKQLKRSLKWDPEAEQFIKDDEANRFLAIAKRPPWCI, from the coding sequence ATGAAGCCCGCACCACCCGTCAGCCGCCGCCATTTCCTACGCCAATCCACCACCGTCGTTGCTGCCGCGTTCGCCGCGCCGACAATCGTTCCGGCGTCAGTTTTTGGCCGGGGCGGGGCGCTCTCGCCCAGCGAACGCATCACGATGGGGTTCATCGGCGTCGGCGGCCAGGGGGGCGGCCACTTGCTGGGCGGCGCATGGACATATGTCGCCGGGGGCTATGCGGGGCGCAAGGATGTTCACGTATTGGCCGTTTGCGATGTCTGGCGCAACCGCCGCGAAAACGCCTGCAAGAAAGTGAACGACCACTACGCCGAGATTTACGGCGTCGGCAACTACAAGTCGTGCGAAGCGTATACGGACTTTCGCCAGGTCCTCGACCGGGCCGACATAGACGCCGTGTTGATCGCCAGCCCCGCCCACTGGCACGCCATAATGACCGCCATGGCTGCCGAGGCGGGCAAGGATATCTATTGCGAGAAGCCGACCGCGGTGACCGTGCGCGAGAGCCAGGCTATGCTCGCGGCGGTGCGGCGGTATGGCCGCGTCTTTCAAGCCGGCACTCAGCAGCGCAGCGAATACGACGGTAAATTCCGTCGCGCCTGCGAATTCATCCGCAGCGGCCGCATTGGCAAGTTGCAGGCTATCTACGCCTATCGGGATGGCGGCGGCGTCTTCTGGCCACAGCGATTTGGCTCCGCCAAGCCAGTGCCCGATGGTCTGGACTGGGACCTTTACCTGGGTCCCGCGCCTTGGATCCCTTACGACGGCAATGCCAGCGCGCACCGCTTTGACATCGGCGAACTCAACTGGGGGCAGCACCACTACGACATAGTCCAGTGGGCCGCGGCGGCCGACGACACGGGACCGGTGGAGATCTTCATGGAGGAAGATCGTTCCTGTTATAAGTACGCCAGCGGGATCGTGGTTTATGGTAAAGCCTATCCGGGCGAAGCGGTTGGCAACGTCGGCGGCGGGGTCTTCGTCGGCACCGAAGGCCGCATCGCCGTGGACCGCGATGCACTGGTGTCGGATCCGCCGGACATCGTGCGCGAGCCGCTCCGGCCGAACGAATTGCACCTATACCACAGCAGGAGCCACGCGGGCAACTTCCTGGACTGCGTCCGCACCCGGCAGAAGCCGATCTGCGATGCGGACATCGCTCACCGCGCCGCCAGCGCCTTGCTGTTGGGCGGCGTCGCCAAGCAGTTGAAACGCAGCCTCAAATGGGATCCCGAGGCTGAGCAGTTCATAAAGGATGACGAGGCCAATCGCTTTCTCGCGATCGCCAAGCGCCCGCCCTGGTGTATCTGA
- a CDS encoding FeoA family protein, with protein MKQKLLPELAVLEGCRAGHAMCPLSRVRTGTVVCIKKLVTSPEVTDRLRELGLCEEQRIKLLARQSNFICQVCNARLAISGELADSIMVEAVPASTQRA; from the coding sequence GTGAAACAGAAGCTGTTGCCCGAACTCGCGGTTCTCGAAGGTTGTCGTGCCGGACATGCGATGTGCCCCCTCAGTCGGGTGCGTACCGGGACAGTCGTCTGCATCAAGAAGCTTGTCACATCCCCCGAGGTCACCGACCGGTTGCGGGAATTGGGCCTTTGTGAGGAGCAGCGGATCAAACTCCTGGCCAGGCAATCGAATTTCATTTGTCAGGTCTGCAACGCGCGGCTGGCGATTTCCGGTGAACTGGCAGACTCGATCATGGTGGAAGCTGTCCCGGCATCCACCCAGCGGGCTTGA
- a CDS encoding FeoA family protein: MPPSLQPLTSLALGTTATVVDIKLPSETRPRLMEMGLLVGTPVELVRFAPLGDPVEIKVRGYHLTLRKHEAEQILVQVNG; encoded by the coding sequence ATGCCCCCCTCCCTCCAACCCTTGACTTCGCTTGCCTTAGGGACCACGGCCACCGTCGTTGATATCAAACTGCCCTCCGAAACGCGGCCGCGATTGATGGAAATGGGCTTGCTGGTGGGAACTCCGGTTGAGCTTGTGCGTTTTGCTCCGCTCGGCGATCCGGTGGAGATCAAGGTTCGCGGTTACCATTTGACTTTGCGCAAGCACGAAGCGGAGCAGATTCTGGTGCAAGTTAATGGGTAA
- the feoB gene encoding ferrous iron transport protein B produces the protein MGKPGGASSTDPGQAVLPTGAAPVGAAAPSSSTKSSQAAGGAFPPYVVLTGNPNSGKTTLFNALTGLRAKVGNYAGVTVERKEGRLLGAPAGINARVLDLPGTYSLSPRSLDEQISRDVLLNRLPEVPAPSVIIVVVDASNLQRNLYYSTQVIELGYPTIIALNMIDVAEENGHYIDAAKLSGELGVPVLPLIASTGRGVPALREAVLSKLQEPLRSRPPQFSKLPASVEAEANALAQLLAGTFHERRPQAAAEALLILGNEKALASSLQHYSAPIQEAVAAARTRLEAGGIDWRGVTIESRYLAVAAIQRAVTSELAPPGETFSDKLDRVLTHKFWGTIIFLAVMTFMFQSIFTFARIPMDAMQMGVDWLGYAVGNLIPPGDLNSLLVDGVIAGVGAVVVFLPQILLLFLFIGFLEDTGYMARAAFLMDRLMSKVGLHGKSFIPMLSSFACAIPGIMATRTIESPKDRLVTILVAPLMSCAARLPVYTLLIAACIPNLTVLGFLKLPGLTMLAMYLLGIVVALLMAWLFKKTLLKGDTPMLIMELPPYKRPLLRVVLRHMWDRSKLFLRRAGTVILGINILLWFLATYPHATESQLAAATQRARLQAEMAQPLSSEQAAAIRTQLQGLDDQAAGERLRQSFAGRLGRLIEPVIAPLGFDWKIGIGIITSFAAREVFVSTMSTVYNVGRSDTAPSSMTNLVQTLQAQKRPDGTPVYTPLTAVTLMVFYVFALQCVSTVAIVRRETNGWKWPFFQWLYMGALAWGLAFLTHVGGRLLGWV, from the coding sequence ATGGGTAAGCCCGGCGGAGCATCTTCCACCGATCCAGGGCAGGCAGTCTTGCCTACCGGGGCGGCGCCGGTCGGCGCTGCCGCCCCCAGTTCCTCGACCAAGTCCTCCCAGGCGGCAGGCGGCGCTTTTCCTCCGTATGTCGTGCTGACAGGCAATCCGAACTCAGGCAAGACGACGCTGTTCAATGCCCTGACTGGTTTGCGCGCGAAGGTCGGCAACTACGCGGGAGTAACGGTCGAGCGCAAGGAGGGCCGTTTGCTCGGCGCGCCGGCTGGCATCAACGCGCGAGTGTTGGATTTGCCCGGCACCTACAGCCTGAGCCCGCGCTCACTTGACGAGCAGATTTCGCGCGACGTGTTGCTCAATCGGCTGCCGGAGGTGCCCGCGCCGTCAGTCATCATCGTGGTAGTCGATGCTTCGAATCTGCAGCGCAATCTCTACTACTCCACGCAAGTGATTGAACTGGGATATCCAACAATCATCGCACTGAACATGATTGATGTGGCGGAGGAGAATGGACATTACATCGACGCGGCGAAACTGTCCGGCGAATTGGGCGTGCCTGTGCTGCCGCTCATCGCCAGCACCGGTCGCGGTGTGCCCGCACTCCGCGAGGCGGTCCTTTCCAAGCTCCAAGAACCACTCCGGTCCAGGCCGCCCCAATTCTCCAAGTTACCAGCGTCGGTCGAAGCGGAGGCAAACGCGCTGGCCCAATTACTCGCGGGGACCTTCCACGAGCGCCGCCCGCAGGCTGCGGCGGAGGCGTTGCTGATTCTTGGCAACGAAAAGGCGCTGGCCTCCAGCCTCCAGCATTACTCGGCGCCCATACAGGAAGCCGTTGCCGCCGCGCGAACCCGTCTCGAGGCCGGAGGGATTGATTGGCGCGGCGTCACCATCGAGAGCCGTTACCTGGCTGTGGCGGCGATCCAGCGCGCAGTCACCTCCGAACTCGCGCCTCCGGGCGAGACGTTCAGTGACAAACTGGACCGCGTGCTGACGCACAAGTTCTGGGGCACGATCATCTTTCTGGCCGTCATGACCTTCATGTTTCAGAGCATTTTCACCTTCGCCCGCATTCCCATGGACGCGATGCAAATGGGCGTAGACTGGCTCGGATACGCCGTGGGAAACCTAATCCCCCCCGGGGATCTGAACAGCCTGTTGGTAGACGGGGTGATTGCCGGCGTGGGTGCCGTGGTGGTGTTTCTTCCGCAAATCCTGCTGCTGTTTCTCTTCATCGGCTTTCTCGAAGACACCGGTTATATGGCCCGTGCGGCGTTTCTTATGGACCGCCTTATGAGCAAGGTCGGCCTGCACGGCAAAAGCTTCATCCCGATGCTGAGTTCCTTCGCCTGCGCCATTCCTGGGATTATGGCGACCCGCACCATCGAGAGCCCCAAGGACCGTTTGGTAACCATCCTGGTGGCGCCGTTGATGAGTTGCGCCGCCCGGCTCCCCGTCTATACGCTGCTCATCGCCGCCTGCATCCCCAACCTCACGGTGCTCGGTTTTCTGAAACTGCCCGGGCTGACGATGCTGGCCATGTATCTGCTAGGCATCGTGGTTGCCCTGTTGATGGCCTGGCTGTTCAAAAAGACCCTGCTCAAGGGAGACACGCCCATGCTCATCATGGAATTGCCGCCCTACAAACGGCCGCTGCTGCGGGTTGTCCTCCGCCACATGTGGGACCGCTCGAAACTCTTCCTGCGCCGTGCGGGAACCGTGATCCTCGGCATCAATATCCTGCTCTGGTTCCTCGCCACCTATCCCCATGCAACCGAATCGCAGTTGGCCGCCGCGACCCAGCGCGCACGCTTGCAGGCCGAAATGGCCCAGCCCCTCTCCTCTGAACAGGCCGCCGCCATCCGCACCCAACTCCAAGGGCTCGACGACCAGGCCGCCGGCGAGCGGCTGCGCCAGAGCTTCGCCGGACGGTTAGGCCGCCTGATTGAACCAGTGATTGCTCCCCTCGGATTCGATTGGAAAATCGGTATCGGCATCATTACCTCCTTTGCCGCTAGGGAGGTTTTTGTCAGCACCATGTCCACTGTCTATAACGTGGGCCGGTCAGACACCGCCCCCTCCAGCATGACCAACCTCGTTCAGACCCTCCAAGCCCAGAAAAGGCCGGACGGCACGCCCGTCTACACCCCTTTGACTGCGGTCACGCTAATGGTCTTTTACGTCTTTGCCCTGCAGTGCGTCAGCACAGTCGCCATCGTACGCCGCGAGACCAATGGCTGGAAGTGGCCATTTTTCCAGTGGTTATACATGGGCGCGCTGGCTTGGGGCTTGGCCTTCCTGACCCATGTTGGGGGGCGCTTATTGGGTTGGGTTTGA
- a CDS encoding prepilin-type N-terminal cleavage/methylation domain-containing protein codes for MHLARSKRYISVRNTAMTVRLANSNSRKLQRWRGFTLVELLTVIATIGILAALLLPILSKAKGKAQRTTCLSNLRQLGFAWAMYRDDNSDYIAESYPGSSATDINPEVWVRGDMNKLAEAGNKDLIRQGKLFPYNRSLGIYHCAADRGVCIDGKLVPTVRSYSMNSFMGARNSLNPPIPSTAGDYVRFYAKYSEIPRPDNMWVLVEEDERSINDGFFVTDPTGRIWYDFPAISNARHNLSYALNFADGHSAIWRHRDPRTLLVSINNTEQPGNRDLERLAKSTTTRK; via the coding sequence TTGCATCTGGCACGATCCAAGCGGTATATTTCCGTGCGTAATACGGCAATGACCGTGAGATTAGCGAACTCAAATTCGCGTAAGTTACAGCGGTGGCGAGGCTTTACGCTCGTCGAACTACTGACCGTCATTGCTACCATTGGCATACTGGCCGCCCTGTTGCTCCCAATTCTGAGCAAAGCCAAAGGCAAGGCTCAACGCACTACCTGCCTTTCCAACCTTCGGCAACTGGGATTTGCTTGGGCTATGTACCGAGATGACAACAGCGACTACATCGCCGAATCCTATCCGGGCAGCAGCGCCACGGACATCAACCCCGAGGTTTGGGTTCGCGGAGACATGAACAAGCTTGCCGAAGCGGGCAACAAAGACCTGATTCGGCAAGGCAAGCTCTTCCCCTATAACCGCAGCCTGGGTATTTATCATTGTGCCGCTGACCGGGGCGTCTGTATCGACGGCAAGTTGGTGCCTACCGTGCGTAGTTACTCGATGAACAGTTTTATGGGTGCGCGCAATTCTCTTAACCCACCCATACCGTCCACCGCTGGCGACTATGTGCGGTTCTATGCCAAGTACTCGGAAATCCCACGCCCGGACAACATGTGGGTCTTGGTGGAGGAAGACGAGCGCAGCATCAACGACGGATTCTTCGTTACCGATCCCACAGGCCGGATATGGTATGACTTCCCAGCCATTTCCAATGCGCGCCACAATCTCAGCTACGCCCTCAATTTTGCGGATGGTCACTCTGCAATCTGGCGGCATCGGGACCCGCGCACCCTGCTCGTCAGCATCAATAATACCGAGCAGCCCGGCAATCGAGACCTCGAGCGCCTGGCCAAATCAACCACGACCCGGAAGTGA